The genomic DNA TTCGGTTGGCCGAGGCCAGGGCCACGACTTTCTCCAGTTCAGGCTGGAATTTGACCAGAGACTCCTTAAGCTGGGCAAAGATCTTTTTCGTCTCCTCCGACACCAACGACTTCTCTATCTCCGGAAGGGCGGCATCTATCTTCCCCCGAAGTTCTTTGATCGTGGCGGCGTATCTGGCATTTTCCTCCGCCGACTCCGAAAGAGCCAGGTCACGATAGTTCACCCGGATGCGCTGAAATGCCACCGCAGCATCAAGGATCGGCGACATCGGTTTCGTATTCAGCTCGTACATCGCGGTGTCGGCCTTCTCGATCGTGTCGATTTTCACCATTCCCACAGCACCGATCGCTGCTGAAATCAGGGCCATCAGGAAGAAACTGACCAGCAGCTTGGAACCAATCTTAAGATCCACGAACCATTTCATGTAGCCTTCCTCCTTTATCTGCTCCGGTCGTACCGAATGAATGTTGTTGTGTTGAGGCCGGCTCAGCCGTTTACCGCCATTTCAGCGGATTCCGGCGACAGCCCGGCCAGGTCAATGTCTGAGAAACAGCGGTCGATGTCGAGAATGATGATGAAGCCGTCGCTGTGTTTTCCCATCCCGGTGATGAAGTCAGTGTCGAGCCTCGTACCAATCCGGGGGGCAGGCTCCACCTCTTCCGGCTGCAGGTCTATCACCTCCTGGACCGAATCGGCCATCGCCCCCAGGACCAGCGATTCCCCTCCGAGTTGCATCTCCACGATGATTATGCAGGTGTTGACGGTCTTCTCCGCATCGGCCATCCCGAACTTGCAACGCAGGTCGATGACGGGAACCACGTTCCCCCTCAGGTTGATGACGCCCCGCATGTAATCGGGGCATTGCGGTACCCTGGTTACGGTCGTAAAATCCATCACTTCACGGACCCTGCCGATCTCAAGGGCGAAAACCTCCTCATCCAGCCTGAAGGTAAGATACTGATGTGCTGCCGCAACCTCCGTAACCGCCATCCGGCACTCCTTTCCCTACGCGTCATCCCCCCGAAACTGGCAGAGGGAAGAGCTTGATCCTTTTTAGTTAACCTGAGTTATAGATTCGGCAGAAATAAGGAAGCGTGAATCAGGGATTTCCCGATGCGCACTAAGGATTAACGGAAATATTGCAGAAGGAGTGGATGAATGGAGAGAGAGAAACTGCCTGTGAATTCGAGGAGAAGCACGAAACGGAGCGGCCCGCTCCATGAAGAAGCGGGCCTGCTATTTGAGACTGCAAGCGGCGCGGCTCTTAGAATTTCTCGAACATGGCGTCCGTCTTGTCCTGATCCATATCGAAACTGATGCCGTCGCCGTTGGCGACCTGCTGCACCTGGACCTCCCGCCTTTTAACCTGGACATGCCCTGCTTTTGGCAGGGGGCGGGAAGCGGGGGATGCCGGCTTACGTACGGGCTTGACCGCCGCTCGCCCTCCGGAGCGCTCATCCAGCCTGAAAAAGGCGATTGTGCTCTGGAGCCGCTCCGCCTGGGAGGCAAGTTCTTCGGCGGTGGAGGCCATCTCCTCGGCGGCGGAAGCGTTCTGCTGGATTACCTGGTCGAGCTGCTGTATCGCCTTGTTGATCTGGTCCGCCCCGGTGTCCTGCTCCCGGCTCGCTGCGCTGATCTCCTGGACCAGCTCCGCGGTCTTCTGTATGTCCGGCACCATCTTGGCGAGGAGTTCCCCCGCCGTCTCCGCCACCTCCACCGAATTTGCGGAAAGCTCGCTTATCTCGGCGGCGGCCTTCTGGCTCCGCTCGGCAAGCTTCCTCACCTCGGAAGCGACCACCGCGAATCCCTTTCCGTGCTCCCCGGCCCGTGCGGCTTCGATGGCGGCATTCAGGGCGAGCAGATTCGTCTGCCGGGCTATTTCCTCAATGATCGTTATTTTTCCGGCAATATCCTTCATTGCATGGACGGTTTCCGATACGGCTTTCCCACCCTCCCTGGCGTCTTCCGCCGACTTCATCGCCATCCGCTCCGTCTGGTGAGCATTGTCTGCGTTCTGCTTGATGTTGGAGGACATCTCCTCCATGGATGAAGACGCTTCCTCCGCCGATGCAGCCTGCTCGGTCGCCCCCTGAGACATCTCCTCGGCGCCGGAGGAGAGCTCCTGACTCCCCGAGGCGACATTGTCGGCCGCCCCCTTTACATCCGTTACGACCCCGCGGAGCTTTTCAACCATCCCCTTCATAGCCTGCAGAAGCTGTCCTGTCTCATCCTTTGAAGGCACCTCGATCTCTACCGTCAGGTCCCCCTCCGACAACCGGGCCGAAACATCTACAGCCTGCCGTATCGGTGTTGCGATCATCCGTGCGATGGCTACGCCCAGTCCTATGGCTACCAGCACCCCTACGAACAGAACCCCCCACATCGTCGCTACAGTCCGCTTCATCGTAACCGAACTTTCATCCGATGCCGCTACTGCCTGTGAAAGCTTCATGTCCAGCAGAGCCGCGAAAGAATCATCAATCTCCTTCGCCAGCTGCCGCGCTTCGCCCTTCATGATGAGGAGTGCCTGGTCCCGCTCCCCCTGGAGCGCCAGGTCGAGCATCTTCTGCCGTACCGGATCATATGTACTGATACTCTTGCGTAGCTTGTCGAATTCCTTCCGGACCTCTGCTGCCGCAACCGATTTCTCGAATTTAGCAAGATCTTCCTCAATCAGCTTGTCCAGCTCCTTGATCGTGGCGATCCGTTGCCGCGCCTCCTCCTGGTTTGCCGCGAAGATGGTGTCACGCAGATTGACCCGGGTGCGCTGAAAGGCGACAGAGGCCT from Geobacter sp. DSM 9736 includes the following:
- a CDS encoding chemotaxis protein CheW, whose protein sequence is MAVTEVAAAHQYLTFRLDEEVFALEIGRVREVMDFTTVTRVPQCPDYMRGVINLRGNVVPVIDLRCKFGMADAEKTVNTCIIIVEMQLGGESLVLGAMADSVQEVIDLQPEEVEPAPRIGTRLDTDFITGMGKHSDGFIIILDIDRCFSDIDLAGLSPESAEMAVNG
- a CDS encoding methyl-accepting chemotaxis protein, which encodes MKWFYNMKIGNKLLAGFGLVALIAGVIGVVGVTYLKRLDQSYSILIERNALPLGPMGKASVAFQRTRVNLRDTIFAANQEEARQRIATIKELDKLIEEDLAKFEKSVAAAEVRKEFDKLRKSISTYDPVRQKMLDLALQGERDQALLIMKGEARQLAKEIDDSFAALLDMKLSQAVAASDESSVTMKRTVATMWGVLFVGVLVAIGLGVAIARMIATPIRQAVDVSARLSEGDLTVEIEVPSKDETGQLLQAMKGMVEKLRGVVTDVKGAADNVASGSQELSSGAEEMSQGATEQAASAEEASSSMEEMSSNIKQNADNAHQTERMAMKSAEDAREGGKAVSETVHAMKDIAGKITIIEEIARQTNLLALNAAIEAARAGEHGKGFAVVASEVRKLAERSQKAAAEISELSANSVEVAETAGELLAKMVPDIQKTAELVQEISAASREQDTGADQINKAIQQLDQVIQQNASAAEEMASTAEELASQAERLQSTIAFFRLDERSGGRAAVKPVRKPASPASRPLPKAGHVQVKRREVQVQQVANGDGISFDMDQDKTDAMFEKF